Proteins encoded by one window of Astatotilapia calliptera chromosome 13, fAstCal1.2, whole genome shotgun sequence:
- the LOC113035148 gene encoding uncharacterized protein LOC113035148, with protein sequence MEASKGIYKPIRVLFNTPIYNTAVEICWYLPGYRAQIAMMMEFLRLQKENQIPSSLTAEDMGDLLVERSKETVREQLWEFELEGLEETEAKPLLKLVWAVNTINKMRDIEFQARMLLEFPEAIPPKFQTPKLLSNVRKYIDLLKERQQDAQTSKLFTATDVVIEVVPHVLHGFWKLPSYPLLNMSSQKLSILSTSVTKATLDRVSKSLLTTENQAIFSRSIRDDMVQSILSEVREKYSEKILLSHIANFAPGLLRAISDVAKTSICQIFQPPCESPVVSDVLPTKEPHPEGLLKSDVLPTSQPPVESSRIADIFSTHEPPSKSSTKADVFPAKESAHENLLKSDVVPTKEPKGPDRERVLKSDILPTKEPQEPACESVLKSGVLPTKEPHEPAPERVLKSDVLLTSEPPFESSTKADVLPTKEPACKNLLKPDVVPPKEPQEPAWESVLKSDVLPTSEPLFESSTMADILPTGEPARGSLPKSDVPDVHPTKEPLIESSSKADVLPTKEPASESLATSDDLPSEELPSVCLSMSEPVVSFTNNSEKSDNIKIKEKKEKKKKKKGFCQKFRALFCCCFRPQETD encoded by the exons ATGGAAGCCAGTAAAGGGATCTACAAACCCATCAGG GTGCTGTTCAACACACCCATATATAACACAGCTGTGGAGATCTGCTGGTATCTACCAGGTTACAGGGCTCAG attgcaATGATGATGGAATTCCTcagacttcagaaggaaaaccAAATACCATCAAGCCTCACTGCAGAAGATATGGGAGATCTTTTGGTGGAGAGGAGCAAAGAGACAGTCAGAGAGCA aCTTTGGGAGTTTGAATTGGAGGGTTTGGAAGAAACAGAAGCCAAACCTCTTCTGAAACTG GTGTGGGCAgtgaacacaataaataaaatgagggACATCGAGTTTCAAGCCCGGATGCTGCTGGAATTTCCAGAGGCCATACCTCCTAAATTTCA AACACCTAAGCTCCTCAGCAATGTCAGGAAGTACATTGACCTCCTTAAAGAGAGGCAGCAGGACGcacaaacctccaaactgttcactgcaacagacgTGGTGATAGAGGTGGTTCCCCATGTCCTGCATGGCTTCTGGAAGCTTCCTTCTTACCCCCTACTGAACATGTCCTCCCAAAAATTGAGCATCCTCTCCACCAGTGTGACAAAGGCCACTTTGGATCGAGTGTCCAAATCTCTCCTAACAACGGAAAACCAGGCCATCTTCTCAAGGTCCATCAGAGATGACATGGTGCAAAGTATCCTGTCTGAAGTCAGAGAGAAATATTCAGAAAAGATTCTGCTGAGCCACATTGCAAACTTTGCACCAGGACTACTCAGGGCAATTTCTGATGTAGCAAAGACGAGCATATGCCAGATCTTCCAGCCCCCTTGTGAAAGTCCAGTAGTGTCTGATGTTCTTCCAACTAAAGAACCTCATCCTGAAGGTCTGCTGAAGTCAGATGTTCTTCCCACTTCCCAACCTCCAGTTGAAAGTTCACGAATTGCTGATATTTTTTCCACTCACGAACCTCCTTCCAAAAGTTCAACAAAGGCTGATGTTTTTCCAGCTAAAGAATCTGCTCATGAAAATCTGCTGAAGTCAGATGTTGTTCCTACTAAAGAACCAAAAGGACCTGATCGTGAACGTGTTCTGAAGTCAGATATTCTCCCTACTAAAGAACCACAAGAACCTGCTTGTGAAAGTGTTCTGAAGTCAGGTGTTCTTCCTACTAAAGAACCACACGAACCTGCTCCTGAACGTGTTCTAAAGTCAGATGTTCTTCTTACTTCCGAACCTCCTTTTGAAAGTTCAACAAAGGCTGATGTTCTTCCGACTAAAGAGCCTGCTTGTAAAAATCTGCTGAAGCCAGATGTTGTTCCTCCTAAAGAACCTCAAGAACCTGCTTGGGAAAGTGTTCTGAAGTCAGATGTTCTTCCTACTTCCGAACCTCTTTTTGAAAGTTCAACAATGGCTGATATTCTTCCCACTGGAGAACCCGCTCGTGGAAGTCTGCCAAAGTCAGATGTTCCAGATGTTCATCCTACTAAAGAACCTCTCATTGAAAGTTCATCAAAGGCTGATGTTCTTCCTACTAAAGAGCCTGCTTCTGAAAGTCTGGCAACGTCTGATGATCTTCCTAGTGAGGAACTCCCTTCTGTATGTCTATCCATGTCTGAGCCAGTTGTCTCTTTTACTAATAATTCAGAGAAGTCTGACAACATTAAAATcaaggagaaaaaggagaaaaagaagaaaaaaaagggcttCTGCCAAAAATTCAGAGCCCTGTTCTGTTGTTGCTTCAGACCCCAAGAAACTGACTGA
- the LOC113035364 gene encoding neuroligin-2-like: MLSSPRFLTRFLFTDHQWVAPAVATAKLHAEFQSPVYFYTFYHHCQTETRPEWADAAHGDEIPYVFGVPMIGATDLFPCNFSKNDVMLSAVVMTYWTNFAKTGDPNLPVPQDTKFIHTKPNRFEEVIWTKFNWKDKQYLHIGLKPRVRDNYRANKVAFWLELVPHLHSLHDVLFPTTTRSPAGRDPGTMRPRNNVPRTTRHPYPTFPSDPEPEGSERPPQDLFPRHTRDYSTELSVTVAVGASLFFLNILAFAALYYKRDKRHEMRRHRLSPQRGGPANDLAHSQEEEIMSLQMKDWEHDAHHDMEPLRPHNILRPACPPDYTLALRRAPDNVPLMKPNTITVIPSTITSMQPLHTFNTFPSTGHNNTLPHPHSTTRV, encoded by the exons ATGCTATCATCCCCCAG aTTTCTCACTCGCTTCCTGTTTACGGACCACCAGTGGGTGGCACCAGCTGTGGCCACTGCCAAACTCCATGCTGAGTTTCAGTCCCCAGTTTACTTTTACACGTTCTACCACCACTGCCAAACCGAGACGCGGCCCGAGTGGGCCGACGCCGCGCACGGAGACGAGATACCTTACGTGTTCGGCGTACCGATGATCGGTGCCACGGACCTGTTCCCGTGCAACTTCTCCAAGAACGATGTGATGCTGAGCGCTGTGGTCATGACTTACTGGACTAACTTCGCAAAGACTGG GGACCCCAACCTGCCCGTCCCTCAGGACACCAAGTTCATTCATACCAAGCCCAACCGCTTCGAGGAGGTCATCTGGACCAAGTTCAACTGGAAGGACAAGCAGTACCTTCACATCGGTTTGAAACCTCGTGTCAGAGACAACTACAGAGCTAACAAAGTGGCCTTTTGGCTGGAATTAGTCCCTCATCTTCACAGCCTGCACGACGTGCTCTTTCCCACCACTACGCGCTCCCCCGCAGGCCGTGACCCCGGCACCATGAGGCCCAGAAACAATGTTCCTCGAACCACTCGTCATCCTTACCCTACCTTCCCATCAGATCCTGAGCCCGAGGGCTCAGAGCGCCCGCCCCAGGACCTCTTTCCCAGACACACCCGCGACTACTCCACCGAACTGAGCGTGACAGTTGCAGTTGGAGCGTCGCTCTTCTTCCTCAACATCCTGGCCTTCGCCGCCCTTTACTACAAGCGTGACAAGCGGCACGAGATGCGCCGGCACCGGCTGTCCCCTCAGCGGGGCGGCCCCGCCAACGACCTGGCTCACAGCCAGGAGGAGGAGATCATGTCCCTGCAGATGAAGGACTGGGAGCACGACGCTCACCACGACATGGAGCCCCTGCGACCCCACAACATCCTGCGGCCCGCCTGCCCTCCCGACTACACCCTGGCGCTGCGCCGCGCCCCCGACAACGTGCCGCTGATGAAGCCAAACACCATCACCGTGATCCCCAGCACCATCACCAGCATGCAGCCTCTTCACACCTTCAACACATTCCCCTCCACCGGCCACAACAACACCCTGCCCCACCCCCACTCCACCACCAGGGTATAG